Within the Opitutaceae bacterium TAV5 genome, the region TCCTCGGCGCCGAGATCGTGGGCCGCGATGCCGGCGAGCTGATCCACCTCTTCACCGGTCCGCTCACCCTGGGCGCCACGGCTGCCGACCTCCTCCGCGCCCCGTGGTATCACCCCACGCTCGCGGAAATCGTCACGTATCCGCTGGAGGAGATCGTGGACGCCCTCCGCCGGTAGCGCCGCTTCGCGGAACACGGTCGGCGGCCTTGCCGCCCAGGGTGGCACGGCCATCCTGGCCGTGATTCCGACGTGGCACGGGTTGAAAGCCCGTAGCTGCGAACGTAAGTTTGCAGGCCGCCGGCATGACCGGGCATTCGGCCGCCTGCCGACTTATACCAAAGCCCCAAAGCCTTCAGATTTTCACACAAAGCTCGCAAAGAGCGCAAAGGATTGCCAGTTACCTTCTTCGCGTCCTTTGCGGCCTTGGTGTAAAATCAAAAACATTCGGGACCCTGGTATTACGTCGGCAGCTACGGAACACGGGCGGGACGCCCGCGCCACATTGCGGTCGCGCGCTTGCGCACGCGCGGCCACACCGTTTGCCTTTCTCCGCCGATGCCACGCTTCCGCCGCCTTCTCGTGTCCGCACTTCTTCCCGTCATTCTCATCTATACCGGCTACTGCCTGATGCTCGCCCTGGTGCGGGACCGGCTGCTCTTCGCCCAGCACAACCGCGCCCGCGCCGCCGGCCACACCGCGCCGGCAGGCTTCGAAACCTGGTGGCTCGATCTGCCGGACGGCGAAGGCCGCGTCGAGGCGTGGTGGTCCCCCGCGCCCGGCGCCACCCGTGAGAAACCCGCTCCGGCCGTCCTCTATTTTCATGGCAACGCCCAGCTCATCGACGACAGCACCGGCGCGGCCCGGGTATGGAACGGGCTCGGCGTGTCCACCCTCCTCGTCAGTTACCGCGGCTATGGACGCTCCGGCGGCAAGCCGACAGCCGACAACGGCATCACCGATGCCGTCGCCTGGTTCGACCGCCTCGCCGCCCGCCCCGAAGTCGATGCGCGGGCGATCCTCGCCCACGGTTACTCGCTCGGCGGCGCCTTTGCCGCGCAACTCGCCACCCGTCGCCCCGTCGCCGGGCTCGCCCTGGAAAGCACCTTTGCCAGCATCCCGCGCATGGCGCATGCCTACGGCGTCTGGATCTATTTCCCGCACGAGCGGCTCGATACCGTGGCCGCCCTGAAAAAACTCCCGTCCGGAGTGCCTGTTCTCGTCACGCACGGCACGCAGGATCGTGTCGTCCCGTTCTCCGAAAACCGCCCTCTTCTCGACGCCCGCCCCGACACCATCCGGCACACCGGCGATTTCGGCCACATGCCCTGGGCGCAGGAAGAATCCGGACACGCCCTGCTGCGCCAGTTGCTCGCGGCCGCCACCGACGGAGCCACACCGGGCTTGACGCCCTGAATAATACCGCGAATCCGGCCGCCCTGGTCCCGTAGGGGCGCATTCACGTGCGCCCGTTCGCGGAATGGAGCTCCGATGCTCATCAACGGGCGCACGTGAATGCGCCCCTACGGTCGAATACCGGCATATCAGCCGGCCTCGCCCGCCAGGCTGGCCCGCTTACTTCGCGCCGATAGCCGCGGCGGCAGCGACGAAGGCTTTGGCCTTGGCGGTGATGGCGGCCCAGTTCTTGTCCTTGAGCGCCTGGGCCTGGACCAGCGAACTGCCGGCGGCGGTGGCGAAGGCGCCGGCCTTGATGAAGTCGCCGAGGTTGTTCTCGTTGACGCCGCCCGTCGGCACCATCTCGACCTGCGGGAGCGGAGCCTTGAGCGACTTGATGTAAGCGGGGCCAAAAAACTCGGCGGGGAAAATCTTGGCGACGTCGGCGCCGGCCTCCCAGGCATTGACGACTTCCGTCGGCGTGAGGGCGCCGCTGAACACCGGCACGCTGTAACGGCGGCAAAGCGTGATGACCTCGGGCCGGAGCGCAGGCGTGACGATG harbors:
- a CDS encoding peptidase produces the protein MPRFRRLLVSALLPVILIYTGYCLMLALVRDRLLFAQHNRARAAGHTAPAGFETWWLDLPDGEGRVEAWWSPAPGATREKPAPAVLYFHGNAQLIDDSTGAARVWNGLGVSTLLVSYRGYGRSGGKPTADNGITDAVAWFDRLAARPEVDARAILAHGYSLGGAFAAQLATRRPVAGLALESTFASIPRMAHAYGVWIYFPHERLDTVAALKKLPSGVPVLVTHGTQDRVVPFSENRPLLDARPDTIRHTGDFGHMPWAQEESGHALLRQLLAAATDGATPGLTP
- a CDS encoding 2-dehydro-3-deoxyphosphogluconate aldolase — protein: MKKDAILTKIRNEKVIALIRADNPDGLLDCAKALAEGGLTSIELTMTTPGAIRMLEKATAALPDFLFGLGTVLDAETARAGILAGARFIVTPALRPEVITLCRRYSVPVFSGALTPTEVVNAWEAGADVAKIFPAEFFGPAYIKSLKAPLPQVEMVPTGGVNENNLGDFIKAGAFATAAGSSLVQAQALKDKNWAAITAKAKAFVAAAAAIGAK